One part of the Bdellovibrio sp. KM01 genome encodes these proteins:
- a CDS encoding U32 family peptidase — translation MQITDLKRPELLLPVGTKDMALAAIHNGADAIFMGVPGFNARGRSHDFQIEEVKDIIDTCHLHGVKVNLAFNILIFQNELRGAVEVLQKILPLKPDAFIVQDLGLIRLIRQMAPEQRIHGSTQMSVTNAEAITWLDDLGIQRFVLARENSLKEIHAIKQNTKKEIEVFVHGALCVSYSGQCFTSEGIGGRSANRGQCAQSCRFTYEMHVDGEKRDLGGKSFLVSPQDLCGINEVPSLLEAGVDCFKVEGRLKTPEYVATAARSFDEAITSAQNGQSLQNPILLKKQMATAFSRGFYSGWFHGVNHQELVEGTFSAHRGFEFGKIIKVNPTSLEVEITEDNAQQGLKADFIQAGDGILWVYKDRNGQDAEKGGFVFAVKSLSPRRFALEFSRDIAMESFYNGARVFYNHDKDLKKDVSLSVEDKQRKKRLPVTVRAEASLGQPLKVQYSDGKYTVVGTSENICEPAKNKGLNSLDLREELFALMGSPFRGEGFESELDSTTPLFLPNKQVKELRQKLIKELTDLRIQNGAAPAVTPDAQVMEWISSKKITSRTVEGLKLNLLLRDKGQVEDVANAVKNGELQASDINLAILDFEFGLDFEPSLNVLRAQNVRVGVATTRILKPNEQRNIKHLLNLNPDAILARNLGAVQYLQANNFQGQILGDFSLNVANHLTAQYLLDKGLSSVCLGYDLNHVQVSELIQAGQAERFEVTAYQYMPSFHMEHCVFAAFLSKGTSFKDCGKPCEKHDVKLKDQFGNWHQIKPDQECRNTMYNGKSQSAARYVKEWESHGLGFIRYEALKERGSELITKIKAHLDFIQGKTDLDSLIKDLGNVESYGLSESHFGREKEYQSRKK, via the coding sequence ATGCAAATAACAGATTTGAAACGCCCCGAACTGCTTCTTCCGGTTGGTACAAAGGATATGGCTTTGGCCGCTATCCATAACGGTGCCGACGCTATTTTTATGGGCGTGCCCGGCTTTAATGCCCGCGGCAGAAGTCACGACTTTCAAATCGAAGAGGTCAAAGACATCATCGATACTTGCCACCTTCATGGCGTGAAGGTAAACCTGGCTTTCAACATCCTGATTTTTCAAAACGAGCTTCGCGGAGCCGTTGAAGTTCTGCAAAAAATCCTTCCCCTAAAACCAGATGCTTTCATCGTTCAAGACTTGGGTTTGATACGTTTGATTCGTCAAATGGCTCCCGAGCAACGCATACATGGTTCGACGCAAATGAGTGTCACCAACGCTGAAGCTATCACCTGGCTTGATGACTTGGGCATTCAACGTTTTGTTCTAGCCCGCGAAAACTCTCTTAAAGAAATTCACGCCATCAAACAAAACACGAAGAAAGAAATTGAGGTCTTCGTGCATGGTGCTTTGTGCGTAAGCTATTCGGGCCAATGCTTTACTTCTGAAGGTATCGGTGGTCGTTCTGCCAATCGTGGTCAGTGCGCGCAAAGCTGCCGCTTTACTTACGAAATGCATGTCGATGGAGAAAAGCGTGACCTGGGTGGCAAGTCCTTCCTGGTTTCTCCACAAGATCTTTGCGGTATCAACGAAGTTCCAAGTTTGCTTGAAGCGGGTGTAGATTGTTTCAAAGTTGAAGGCCGTCTAAAAACTCCTGAATACGTGGCAACCGCTGCCCGCAGCTTCGATGAAGCGATCACTTCGGCACAAAATGGCCAATCCCTTCAAAATCCGATTCTGCTTAAAAAACAAATGGCGACGGCTTTCTCCCGCGGTTTTTACAGCGGCTGGTTCCATGGTGTGAATCACCAGGAACTGGTTGAAGGTACATTCAGCGCCCATCGCGGTTTTGAATTCGGTAAAATCATAAAAGTGAACCCGACCTCTTTGGAAGTTGAAATCACTGAAGACAATGCTCAACAGGGTCTTAAAGCTGACTTCATCCAAGCCGGTGACGGAATCTTGTGGGTTTATAAAGATCGCAATGGTCAAGACGCTGAAAAAGGCGGCTTTGTATTCGCGGTTAAATCGCTTTCCCCTCGCCGTTTTGCGCTGGAGTTTTCAAGAGACATCGCGATGGAAAGTTTCTATAACGGCGCTCGTGTTTTCTATAACCACGATAAAGATCTTAAAAAAGATGTCTCCTTGAGTGTTGAAGACAAACAAAGAAAAAAACGCCTGCCCGTGACTGTGCGTGCGGAAGCCTCTTTAGGCCAGCCTTTGAAAGTTCAATATTCTGATGGCAAGTATACCGTGGTCGGAACTTCCGAAAACATCTGTGAGCCCGCAAAAAACAAGGGACTTAACTCTCTTGATTTGCGTGAAGAGCTTTTCGCTTTGATGGGAAGCCCTTTCCGTGGTGAGGGTTTTGAATCTGAATTGGATTCAACAACTCCCCTGTTCTTGCCAAACAAACAAGTAAAAGAACTTCGCCAAAAACTAATCAAAGAATTAACCGACTTGCGCATTCAAAATGGCGCAGCTCCGGCTGTCACGCCTGACGCTCAAGTCATGGAATGGATTTCCAGCAAAAAAATCACATCTCGCACTGTGGAAGGCCTTAAACTAAACTTGCTTCTTCGTGACAAGGGTCAGGTTGAGGACGTTGCGAATGCTGTTAAAAACGGAGAACTGCAAGCCTCGGATATCAACCTTGCGATCTTGGATTTTGAATTCGGTTTGGATTTCGAACCCAGCTTGAATGTTTTAAGAGCTCAAAATGTCAGAGTCGGCGTTGCCACAACTCGTATTTTAAAGCCAAACGAACAACGTAACATCAAACACTTGTTGAACCTAAACCCTGACGCCATCCTGGCTCGCAACCTGGGGGCTGTTCAATACTTGCAAGCCAATAACTTCCAAGGTCAAATCCTGGGTGATTTCAGCTTGAACGTTGCCAATCATTTGACAGCGCAATACTTGCTCGACAAGGGCCTTTCTAGCGTGTGCTTGGGTTACGACCTAAACCACGTTCAGGTCAGCGAATTGATTCAAGCTGGTCAAGCAGAGCGCTTTGAAGTAACCGCTTATCAATACATGCCAAGTTTCCACATGGAGCACTGCGTGTTCGCTGCGTTCCTAAGTAAGGGTACGAGCTTTAAAGACTGCGGCAAGCCTTGTGAGAAGCACGATGTGAAATTGAAAGACCAATTTGGCAACTGGCACCAAATCAAGCCAGATCAAGAGTGCCGTAATACGATGTACAATGGTAAATCTCAATCAGCTGCTCGTTACGTCAAAGAATGGGAATCTCACGGTCTGGGCTTTATTCGTTACGAGGCTTTAAAAGAACGCGGTTCTGAATTGATCACCAAGATCAAAGCACATCTTGATTTCATCCAGGGGAAAACAGATCTGGACTCTTTGATTAAAGACCTGGGTAATGTCGAAAGCTATGGTCTTTCTGAAAGCCATTTCGGCAGAGAAAAAGAATATCAAAGTCGTAAAAAATAG
- a CDS encoding DNA/RNA non-specific endonuclease — protein sequence MKTLKFQLPTIFFLLITFAFQTRSLAVVEGVIGNVPLEKNVNLALQLPATNAPEIIISRKQYVISYNKQNRSLNWAAWELDPSRLGNADRTNGFSQDSELEAFLEKQGGNYRAVTSTEYRGTCFDRGHQVPSADRTDSARDNEATFAMSNMIPQTAFLNRVLWENLERYTRDLVSLKKKKAYIMAGPIYDQNFGSIGPNNDIPVPSKNFKIIFLLEPHETAKDITKNTPALAVILPNTLPDGSAAPVGESTDCAKASDISSDNADWNQYRSTIDQVEHLTGLRIL from the coding sequence ATGAAGACGCTGAAGTTTCAATTGCCGACGATTTTCTTTTTATTGATCACATTTGCTTTTCAAACGCGAAGCCTTGCCGTTGTCGAGGGTGTGATTGGAAATGTACCGCTCGAGAAAAACGTCAATCTTGCTCTGCAATTGCCCGCGACCAATGCACCGGAGATTATCATTTCCAGAAAACAATATGTCATTTCATATAACAAACAGAATCGCTCGCTCAATTGGGCCGCTTGGGAATTGGATCCTTCGCGCTTGGGAAATGCCGATCGCACCAATGGCTTTTCTCAAGATTCAGAACTTGAAGCTTTTCTGGAAAAACAAGGCGGCAATTATCGGGCGGTGACTTCGACCGAATATCGCGGCACTTGTTTTGATCGGGGCCACCAGGTGCCCTCTGCCGACAGAACGGATAGTGCCCGGGACAATGAAGCGACATTTGCGATGAGTAATATGATTCCACAAACGGCGTTTTTAAATCGTGTGCTGTGGGAAAATTTGGAGCGCTATACCCGCGATCTTGTTTCCCTCAAAAAGAAAAAGGCCTACATCATGGCGGGTCCTATTTATGATCAAAATTTTGGCTCGATCGGACCGAATAATGACATTCCCGTGCCGTCTAAAAATTTTAAAATCATATTTTTATTGGAGCCTCACGAGACGGCGAAAGATATCACGAAAAACACACCGGCTTTGGCGGTAATTTTACCCAACACTCTTCCAGATGGAAGTGCCGCCCCTGTCGGGGAGTCGACTGATTGTGCAAAGGCCTCTGACATTTCTTCAGACAACGCGGATTGGAATCAGTACCGCTCGACTATTGATCAGGTAGAACACCTCACTGGACTTCGTATTCTTTAA
- a CDS encoding methyl-accepting chemotaxis protein, producing the protein MTIGRKLVSLGIGMSLVSVCVAAFAYWGQARTQDKYENVARGVLDDVITTDSVFLGFKQVRISIRTLGLEGITPAQEEQAIKETMAAIKDVDTELAKFERSNLLPGEKELVTPLLARWKEFKAIGGNILNFQKIGTAEGRKNMTAIFYKECPESAQAFMSAAIELRAFLTHQQKVWVDDARETAKANNVMLMVISAVGIFLGLAVSIGFSSKLSKDLLSVSDDLAQGSSQVSSASQQIAQTAATLSEASSKQAASLEETVATVEELTSMVRLNMDNAKQAAALAGSTRDIAIKGEQEIKTLISSIQSITADSKKIAEITTVIDDIAFQTNLLALNAAVEAARAGEQGKGFAVVAEAVRNLAQRSSESAKGITTLISESVEKIERSSKQASIGGSVLAEIVLSVRKVSEINDEIAHASEEQSSGIVQIGQVMNQLDQVTQQNAASSEEAAASAEELSAQSKSLMSGVGNLTGMVSGKQQGDSVKVAA; encoded by the coding sequence GGGAGTTTTAGATGATGTCATTACCACGGACTCAGTCTTTTTGGGCTTTAAACAAGTTCGAATTTCGATCAGGACTTTAGGCCTTGAAGGCATTACCCCAGCTCAGGAAGAGCAAGCCATTAAAGAAACGATGGCCGCCATTAAAGATGTCGACACCGAATTAGCAAAGTTTGAAAGATCTAATCTTCTTCCGGGAGAGAAAGAACTTGTCACTCCGCTGTTGGCAAGATGGAAGGAATTCAAAGCCATTGGTGGTAACATTTTAAATTTCCAAAAGATAGGAACCGCAGAAGGTCGCAAGAATATGACGGCGATCTTCTATAAAGAGTGTCCCGAAAGTGCACAAGCGTTTATGAGCGCGGCGATTGAACTCAGGGCATTTCTAACTCATCAACAAAAGGTATGGGTGGATGACGCGCGCGAAACGGCCAAGGCAAACAACGTTATGCTGATGGTTATTTCGGCTGTGGGAATTTTTCTGGGTCTTGCGGTAAGTATTGGTTTCTCATCTAAACTTTCTAAAGATCTTTTGAGTGTCAGCGATGACCTGGCACAGGGATCTTCGCAAGTTTCTTCCGCGTCTCAACAAATCGCACAAACCGCAGCAACTTTATCCGAGGCTTCCAGTAAGCAAGCCGCCTCTTTAGAGGAGACCGTTGCGACAGTTGAGGAATTGACCTCGATGGTTCGTTTAAACATGGACAATGCGAAGCAAGCCGCAGCACTGGCCGGTTCAACTCGAGATATTGCCATCAAAGGCGAGCAAGAAATTAAGACTCTGATTTCCTCTATTCAAAGTATTACCGCGGATTCCAAAAAGATCGCAGAAATTACAACAGTCATTGATGATATCGCATTTCAGACGAATCTTTTGGCTTTGAACGCTGCGGTCGAAGCCGCCCGCGCGGGAGAGCAAGGTAAGGGATTCGCTGTTGTTGCAGAGGCAGTTCGTAACTTGGCACAACGAAGTTCGGAATCTGCCAAAGGAATTACGACACTTATTAGTGAAAGTGTTGAAAAAATAGAGCGCAGTTCTAAACAGGCTTCAATCGGAGGCAGTGTGCTGGCTGAAATCGTCTTGTCGGTGCGTAAGGTCTCGGAAATTAATGATGAGATCGCGCACGCAAGCGAAGAGCAGTCTTCTGGTATCGTGCAAATAGGTCAAGTGATGAACCAGTTGGATCAAGTGACTCAACAGAATGCGGCCTCTTCGGAAGAAGCAGCCGCTTCCGCCGAAGAGCTGTCTGCTCAATCAAAATCGCTGATGAGTGGAGTCGGCAATTTGACGGGGATGGTGTCGGGTAAACAGCAGGGTGACAGCGTTAAAGTTGCAGCCTAA